A genomic region of Eucalyptus grandis isolate ANBG69807.140 chromosome 5, ASM1654582v1, whole genome shotgun sequence contains the following coding sequences:
- the LOC120294045 gene encoding putative cysteine-rich repeat secretory protein 5, with product MAESASNNISSSGGFSNATAGRYPPDQTYGIFLCRGDIDASTCSNCVATPAKILAGDAPVNGLNVTEDPSGFFQLLNETMDDVLRRAPSSGSGKKVAAAEAEFVGSQRLYTLAECTPDLTASDCGTCLRSAIARLRPETPGGRYLLRAAT from the exons ATGGCCGAGTCCGCCAGCAACAACATCAGCAGCAGCGGCGGGTTCAGCAACGCCACTGCTGGCAGATACCCGCCAGACCAGACCTACGGGATCTTCCTCTGCCGTGGCGACATCGATGCCTCGACATGCAGCAACTGCGTAGCCACCCCAGCCAAGATATTGGCCGGCGATGCCCCG GTGAACGGTTTGAACGTCACAGAGGACCCATCAGGGTTCTTTCAACTCCTGAATGAAACCATGGACGATGTACTGCGGAGGGCCCCGAGCAGTGGATCGGGGAAGAAAGTGGCCGCCGCAGAGGCTGAGTTCGTGGGCTCGCAACGGCTGTACACGCTCGCGGAGTGCACGCCCGATTTGACCGCATCGGACTGCGGCACATGCCTTCGGTCGGCGATAGCTCGTCTCCGTCCGGAAACGCCAGGAGGAAGGTATTTACTCCGAGCTGCAACGTGA
- the LOC104447662 gene encoding LOW QUALITY PROTEIN: putative receptor-like protein kinase At4g00960 (The sequence of the model RefSeq protein was modified relative to this genomic sequence to represent the inferred CDS: inserted 2 bases in 2 codons), with protein sequence MSSSFTISLPLLFSINLFIGNSHTSEAALTYNAFKCSGTKQFLPGCTYQKNLNELLSSLSSAANSAGNNSSSSGGFSNATAGSPPDQAYGIFLCRGDIDALTCSNCIGTAAQKIGPQCPGKRTSIIWYDVCMLRYSNHPIYSVMQTAPASTHANRSSITDDQSRFIQLLKEASEDVARKAPSSRSGKKVAAAEAELADSPQLYMLAECTPDLTPSDCRKCLRWAIAHLPQATPGGRVLTPSCNVRFREDRFYNATALGTVVAVGGRPPVQLPSAPAPATGPKGILDSTSMCNAIKKRNSLEMCQGLTTVESLQFDLATIQVATNYFSPENKLGEGGFGEVFQGRLPNGQQIAVKRLSRRSRQGVEEFKNEILLVAKLHHETLYDRWILLGGDEKLLAYELVPNKSLDXFLFDPKKRRQLDWPLRHKIVFGIARGMLYLHEDSRLRVIHRDLKCSNILLDSEMNPKISDFGMARIFGVDQTQASTNKIVGTFGYMSPEYAMHGEFSVKSDVYSFGIILLEIICGKKNNYYHQLDEGEYLASYVWNQWRDGKPLEVLDPAIVDSYSRDGVFRCLHICLLCIXEDPTIRPTMATVVLMLNNNSFTLPLPRHPAFFVQSSLSGPSIQMEELKLNQSPRRTMPSSTNGMSITELCPR encoded by the exons ATGAGCTCGTCCTTCAccatctccctccctcttctCTTCTCCATCAATTTGTTCATCGGCAACTCTCACACAAGCGAAGCAGCACTTACTTATAACGCCTTCAAATGCTCCGGCACCAAACAATTCCTTCCTGGTTGCACCTACCAAAAAAACCTCAATGAACTCCTCTCATCACTTTCCTCCGCCGCCAATTCTGCcggcaacaacagcagcagcagcggtgGATTCTCCAACGCCACTGCTGGCAGCCCACCAGACCAGGCCTACGGGATCTTCCTCTGCCGTGGCGACATCGATGCCCTGACATGCAGCAACTGTATAGGCACCGCAGCCCAAAAGATTGGCCCGCAATGCCCCGGCAAAAGAACCTCCATCATCTGGTATGACGTATGCATGCTGAGGTACTCGAATCATCCCATTTACTCGGTTATGCAAACAGCCCCTGCGTCGACACATGCGAACAGATCGAGCATCACAGACGACCAATCTCGGTTCATTCAACTGCTGAAAGAGGCCTCGGAGGATGTAGCACGGAAGGCCCCGAGCAGCAGATCGGGGAAGAAAGTGGCCGCCGCAGAGGCGGAGCTCGCGGACTCGCCACAGCTTTACATGCTCGCTGAGTGCACACCCGACTTGACGCCATCGGACTGCCGCAAATGCCTCCGTTGGGCAATCGCACATCTCCCTCAGGCGACGCCAGGAGGAAGAGTGTTGACTCCCAGCTGCAACGTGAGGTTTAGGGAGGACCGCTTTTACAATGCCACCGCGTTGGGGACTGTGGTGGCGGTGGGAGGGCGACCACCGGTCCAGCTTCCTTCTGCTCCTGCTCCGGCAACCGGACCTAAAG GTATACTTGACTCCACAAGCATGTGTAATGCCATCAAGAAAAGGAATAGTTTGGAAAT GTGCCAAGGGCTTACCACAGTGGAGTCCTTGCAATTTGACTTGGCTACAATACAAGTAGCAACAAATTATTTCTCTCCTGAAAACAAGTTGGGTGAAGGTGGATTTGGTGAAGTTTTCCAG GGTAGACTTCCTAATGGACAACAAATTGCGGTGAAGAGGCTATCTCGAAGGTCAAGACAAGGTgttgaagaatttaagaatgaaattctattaGTTGCAAAGCTTCATCACGAAACCTTGTACGATCGTTGGATTTTGCTTGGAGGAGATGAAAAGTTGCTAGCCTACGAGTTAGTGCCAAATAAAAGCCTCG ACTTCTTATTTG ATCCCAAGAAAAGGAGACAGTTGGATTGGCCATTACGTCataaaattgtttttgggattgCAAGAGGAATGCTCTATCTACACGAAGATTCTCGTCTCCGGGTCATCCATCGTGACCTTAAATGTAGCAATATCTTATTAGACAGTGAAATGAACCccaagatttcagattttggcatggcaagGATTTTTGGAGTTGACCAAACTCAAGCAAGCACAAACAAAATAGTGGGGACTTT TGGTTATATGTCTCCAGAATATGCGATGCATGGAGAGTTCTCAGTGAAATCCGATGTATATAGTTTTGGCATAATACTTCTAGAGATCATATGCGGCAAGAAGAATAACTACTACCACCAACTGGACGAGGGTGAATATCTTGCTAGTTAT GTGTGGAATCAATGGAGAGATGGCAAGCCCTTGGAAGTGTTGGACCCGGCTATCGTGGATTCATATTCAAGAGATGGAGTGTTTCGATGCTTGCACATTTGCTTACTATGCA CAGAAGATCCGACTATTAGACCCACTATGGCAACCGTAGTTCTCATGCTCAACAACAATTCCTTTACCTTGCCATTGCCTCGACATCCCGCCTTCTTCGTCCAAAGTAGCTTGTCTGGACCAAGCATTCAAATGGAAGAACTTAAATTGAACCAATCTCCTAGGAGGACTATGCCTTCATCAACAAATGGCATGTCAATTACTGAATTGTGCCCCCGATGA
- the LOC120294046 gene encoding neural Wiskott-Aldrich syndrome protein-like, which yields MGAEDRRRSSFRHRLSPPSSPTGGATAVAPRLAAPHRTPSLPPPLSLLLLVRTEAAKVKRHPASPGRNRDPGLDAAAPPPARPPLATRSATAPSRVPPSPCAVGPPRPVRPHPGHLRHRLSSPDLPVPLALRLGFPRHH from the coding sequence ATGGGAGCCGAAGACCGGCGGAGATCGAGCTTCCGTCATCGCCTCTCGCCACCGTCGTCGCCCACCGGCGGAGCCACCGCCGTTGCTCCGCGGTTGGCCGCACCTCACCGCACGCCCTCTCTTccgccccctctctccctcctcttgtTGGTGCGAACTGAAGCGGCGAAAGTGAAGCGGCATCCGGCGTCGCCTGGAAGGAACCGCGACCCGGGCTTGgacgccgccgcaccgccgcccgcgcgTCCGCCGCTCGCCACGCGCTCCGCCACCGCCCCTTCGCGCGTGCCGCCCTCGCCGTGCGCGGTCGGCCCGCCCCGCCCTGTCCGCCCTCATCCTGGCCATCTCCGCCACCGtttgagctcgccggacctccccgtccccctcgccctccgcctcGGCTTCCCTCGCCACCACTAG